The DNA window ATGGGCAGGAGGCCGGAGGCCTGCATTCGAAAAATCCACCACACTTACCAGCGGGTGCAGGGTTTCATGATTGTTGTAGTCGTTGTACTGACTGACGTGATCAAATCTCACTATTTTATCCATAAGCCACTGTTTGAATCTGCTTCAAAGATACTGCTTCCGCGGCGGTTTAGATGGTCCGTATCCACGGACCAGTGATTTTGGTAGGGAATACAGTAATCCGGATAATAACGCATTAAAAAACAGCCAGGATCTTTGCACAGTCATCGGCAGTTCGGGCCTGCCGGGGAACAAAGCATTAAAACAAATTGTTAATTATTTCAACGAAGAACAGGCAGGAGGGCCTGGTACCTTAATACAACAAGGGATATCAGTATCCAAAAAAGGAAAACAGGTGAAGGGCAGCCGGCCTGAACAAATCAATATCGCAGTAGAAGGCTCTTTAAAACGGCTGAAGACGGATAATTGATGCACAACAAACCAAGCAAAATGGGAACAACGGAAAACGGAAACATGCTTTTCCCCCAGGGGGAAAAAGCGCCGGCTGACTACTTCACTGGTACAGCCTGGGTGAAAATCCTGGTACCACAGGATGAAACAGGTACCTATTCCATTGGTGACGTGGTATTTGAACCAGGCAGCAGAAACAACTGGCATACACATCCGGCAGGACAAATCCTGCTGGTAACAGCAGGAAAAGGCTATTATCAGGAAAAAGGCAAACCAGCCAGATTACTGACCAAAGGTGATGTGGTGGTGATACCTTCCGGTGTAGTACACTGGCATGGCGCCACACGCGACAGCCGTTTCATACATATAGCGATTACCAACAACACTAAAGATGGGGCCGTGAAATGGCTGGAGCGTGTAACGGATGAAGAATATGATCGGGTACACCAAACCGGGGATGATGATCCGCCTCCGGCTGTGAAACTAACGGAAACGGCTATACATAATCATAAAATGTTATTCCCGCACGATGTGTCGAAGTTAAAGGAAACAGATCCCGAGCTGATTGAAGTGTTTAACAATTTTGCTTATGATGAAGTCGTGAGTTATGGTGGCCTCGACACCAGAACCAGGATGGTGGCGATTGTAGCGTCTACCATTGCCTGTCAGGCCCTCAGCGAATTTACCTTCATGGCCAACGGCGCCCTGAATGCCGGTGTTACACCCGTGGAACTGAAAGAGATCGTTTATCAGGCTGTCCCTTATGTGGGCATTGCCAAAGTATTGGATTTTATTCATGCTACCAACGAGATCCTGCAAAGAAGAGGGGTAACATTGCCATTGGAGAAACAAACGACTACCAGCAGGGAAAACCGCCAGGAGAAAGGATTGGCAGTACAGCGTTCTATCTTCGGCGACCGCATTGATAAAATGTATCAGGAAGCGCCAACAGACCAGCTGCATATTCAGCAATATCTTTCTGCCAATTGTTTTGGTGATTATATTACCCGTAAAGGATTGGATTTAAAAACAAGAGAACTGATCACCTATGCGATGCTCATTTCGTTGGGCGGAGTGGAAGCGCAGGTAAAAGGGCATGTCCGCGGTAATGTAAATGTAGGTAATGATAAGGCCACCCTGCTGAGTGTTACTACGCAACTACTGCCTTATATCGGTTATCCGAGGACGCTCAATGCCCTCCAGTGTTTAAATGAAGTAATACCGGATTAAAATAATAAGCAATGGAAAAATTTAAAGTAAAAGCCTTTGGCACAGAGGCCGCCGATGCACCATTAAAAGAAATCAGTATCGAACGAAGGGAAGTAACACCGAAAGATGTGGAAATGGATATTTTATTTTGCGGTGTGTGCCACTCAGACCTGCATACTGCCCGTAATGATTGGGGTGGTACTATTTACCCGACTGTTCCCGGCCATGAAATTGTAGGCAGGGTAACTAAAATCGGTGATGCAGTTTCCAAAGTTAAAGTGGGAGATCTGGTGGCAGTAGGCTGTCTGGTTGATTCCTGCAGGGAGTGTGAAAACTGCAAACAGGATCTGGAACAGTATTGTATTCCTGGTTTTACCCTCACTTACAATGGCCCCGACAAATATCTGGGAACACCAACCTATGGTGGTTATGCTGAAAAGGTGACCGTAGATGAGCACTTCGTGTTAAAGGTACCTGAGAACCTGGACCCGGCTGGCACGGCTCCTTTGCTGTGTGCAGGCATCACTACCTGGTCTCCGTTGAAGCATTGGAAGGCGGGCCCCGGCAGTAATGTGGCGGTTATTGGTTTGGGAGGTCTCGGACATATGGCCATCAAACTGGCCAAAGCGCTGGGTGCACATGTTACGCTCTTCTCCAGATCTCCGAATAAGGAAAAGGATGCCCTGGAACTGGGAGCAGACCACGTGGTTATTTCTACAGATGATGCACAAATGAAGCAGGTGAAAGGAAAGTTTGATTTAATTATTGATACCGTTCCTTATGTACACGATGTCAATCATTATATGTCTACGTTGCGGGTGAGTGGTACACTGGTGCTGGTAGGTTTCTTTGGTAATCTGGAAGAGATGATAAACACAGATCCTTTGATCATGGGCAGAAGGGCAATAGCCGGTTCTGTGATAGGGGGCATCGCTGAAACGCAGGAGATGCTTGACTTCTGTGGCAAACATAATATCACGGCAGATATTGAAATCATTAGGATGCAGGATATTAATGAAGCTTACGAGCGAATGTTAAAAAGTGATGTACATTATCGGTTTGTGGTCGATATGTCTTCACTGAAAAACTAACAGGGAGGTGGCCAATGGCCACCTTTTTTTATGATGATTGACCAACCAGACAAAGATGTACCGCTTCTGCCAGTTATCAGCAAAAAGACACCAGTTAAACAATTATTCGTTCGATCTCCGATTTTCCTCTTTGAACGCGCAGAGAGATTTCGATTTTTTACTATTTTAGCGTTGCCTGGAATGGTAATTTAGTGGTGCCAAAGCCATAATTCATGCCGATCACCAGTACCACCCCAAAGTCTTTGTTATTCGGGAATAGCAGCATGTGGAACAGATTTAGATGGATATATTCGCGTATGCGTGGTTGTAGTGGATAACCTTGCATAAACCCCAAAAAGGAAATCAGATTTTATTAAAAAAACACAACCCCAAAATGCCGGAAGCCTTATCGGTTTTCTCCGGTGGGATATGCTTGTTAAAATAACTGTCACAAAACGTCATGGAGCAATTTTTTAGAAGACACTAGTATGTAAGCCCCTGGCTTATTCCCATAATTAAATCACATCGCGGCAAATGCGGGTGGTGGTGGAGATCGTATGGCCGGTCTTTTCAGAATACCTGTTTTAAAAAAACGGGGAGGCAGACCATTGCTGCAAACAAACTAACAAATCAACTTCAATCAATACTAAAAACAAATCTAGCATGAAACAGTTATCACGTGTAACCATGTTTTTTTTAGCGCTGCTGCTGATATGGGCAGGCTGTAAAAAAGGAGATCAGGGACCATCTGGTGCGCAAGGTGTGCAAGGCGCTCAGGGAATACAGGGGCCTGCAGGGAGTAAGATTTACAGCGGCAACGGTGCGCCGGCAGCCAACATTGGTGCAAATGGTGATTTTTATCTGGACCTTTCCAGCTCAAAATTTTATGGCCCCAAAACCGAAGGCTGGGGTACGCCTATCAACCTGATGGGAGCAACAGGTGCTACGGGAACAACTGGAGCCACCGGAGCCACTGGAGCCACTGGAGCCACTGGTGCTACGGGTGCAGCCGGCAGTCAGATTCTCAGTGGAACGGGCGCTCCTGCTGCTTCATTGGGCAATAACGGAGATTATTACCTGGATAAATCTTCCTACAACCTGTATGGTCCTAAAACAGGCGGTGCATGGGGTGCGGCCTTGTCATTGCAAGGGCCCGCCGGCCCTCAGGGTCCTGCTGGTCCGCAAGGCCCTGCTGGTACAGCTAATGTGATCTATTCCACCTGGGTATATGCTACCTATTTCCGTGATACTATCATAGATGGTTCCAGCGTGAATGCGGCCAACGTACTGGCACCAAGCCTTTCCAACGCTATTCTCAGTTCAGGCACCGTGCTCGTTTATTTGAACTTTGGCGGAGGGTGTTTTACGCTGCCCTATACCAGTTATGCTGGTGGTAAACCCAATACCATTGCTTATATTCCGCAGTTGGGTAAAATACTCCTTACCCGTTTTACACACGACAACAGCAATTCCGTTAATTTAAGTACGTTCTTGCAGTACCGTTATATCCTTATCCCTGGTGGTGTGGCCGCTACCAGAGCCACACCACATCCTGATTACAATGATTATACTGCGGTATGCAGATATTATGGCATTCCTGAGTAACCGACACCACTATCATTTCCAGAAAAAATGGCTGTCTTCCCCGGCAGCCATTTTTTTTGTGTTAATATTTCTGATCATTTTTTGTAAAGAAGCTAGAATACTTAGTAGTTGTAAATAACCCTATAATCATTTGCTGTACTGTGTTTTATAGTATTCATAAATTCAACTGCGGTATAGCACGGGTTAATTTTAGCAAAGAAGTGGTTAATTATAATGTAAGCCGCTGGCATTATGTAACCTAATTTTAAGGCATAATCAGGTAATATCCCCTAAGTTGAACAGGTTGCTGTAATGCCTGCAGGGAGCGCGGTATGAGATGTGTCAACCAATGCCAGACGTTTCAGTTTTTTTATGAAAGAACTGTAGAGGAATTCTGTATTTAATATTCGAAAAGTCGGAAATGCTTGCAAGCAATCGCCAACATACCGCCGGGTAATACGCCCGGATAATCACTTTTATCAATATTACACTTATGAAAAAACAAACTGTGATAGCAGTGCTACTGCTATTGATGGTAGCTTTTGCCCATGCGCAAACTCCGTTTGTATCGGGTAAAATTACAAGTAAGGATGGCGCGCCGGTTCCAGGGGCTTCTGTCCGTGTAAAAGGCACTAAAACCGGCGTAGCAGCCAGTGGTGATGGTTCTTTTAAGATAACCGCAAAAGAAGGTGACATCCTCCTTGTTACTGCATTAGGTTATGGAACCGAAGAAATCAAAATAGGTCATGATCAAACCGTCAACGTCTCTCTTTCCGACAATTCTAAACAAATTAATGAAGTACTGGTAACAGCATTAGGTATCAAACGTGACAAGCGTATGCTGACCTATAGCGTAGCAGAAATTAAAGGTGCTGCTGTTGTAGAGGCCAAGCAGGATAATATGATCAATGCGCTGGC is part of the Chitinophaga flava genome and encodes:
- a CDS encoding NAD(P)-dependent alcohol dehydrogenase, which translates into the protein MEKFKVKAFGTEAADAPLKEISIERREVTPKDVEMDILFCGVCHSDLHTARNDWGGTIYPTVPGHEIVGRVTKIGDAVSKVKVGDLVAVGCLVDSCRECENCKQDLEQYCIPGFTLTYNGPDKYLGTPTYGGYAEKVTVDEHFVLKVPENLDPAGTAPLLCAGITTWSPLKHWKAGPGSNVAVIGLGGLGHMAIKLAKALGAHVTLFSRSPNKEKDALELGADHVVISTDDAQMKQVKGKFDLIIDTVPYVHDVNHYMSTLRVSGTLVLVGFFGNLEEMINTDPLIMGRRAIAGSVIGGIAETQEMLDFCGKHNITADIEIIRMQDINEAYERMLKSDVHYRFVVDMSSLKN
- a CDS encoding (R)-mandelonitrile lyase; translated protein: MGTTENGNMLFPQGEKAPADYFTGTAWVKILVPQDETGTYSIGDVVFEPGSRNNWHTHPAGQILLVTAGKGYYQEKGKPARLLTKGDVVVIPSGVVHWHGATRDSRFIHIAITNNTKDGAVKWLERVTDEEYDRVHQTGDDDPPPAVKLTETAIHNHKMLFPHDVSKLKETDPELIEVFNNFAYDEVVSYGGLDTRTRMVAIVASTIACQALSEFTFMANGALNAGVTPVELKEIVYQAVPYVGIAKVLDFIHATNEILQRRGVTLPLEKQTTTSRENRQEKGLAVQRSIFGDRIDKMYQEAPTDQLHIQQYLSANCFGDYITRKGLDLKTRELITYAMLISLGGVEAQVKGHVRGNVNVGNDKATLLSVTTQLLPYIGYPRTLNALQCLNEVIPD